In Microbacterium sp. ABRD28, the genomic stretch CCGGCGCGCAGATCTTCCCCCTCATCCTCGGGGCTGCCGAATTCGGCTGGAACGTCGATCTCGAATCCAGTCACGCCATCCTCGACACCTACGCCGAGCTCGGCGGGAACGCCGTCCACACCGCCGACACCTACTCCAGCGGTCGCAGCGAGCACATCGTCGGCCAGTGGGTGCATTCCCGTGGTCTGCGCGACGAGGTCGTGCTCATGGTGCGGGTCGGGGGACACCCCGACAATCCCGGTCTCGGACCGGTCGATCTCGTCCGCAGCGTCGAGGCCTCGCTCAGTCGGCTGCGCACCGATCGGATCGATGTGCTCACGCTCGACGCGGCGGCCGACAGTGTGACAGCTCTGGAAGACACGCTGGCCACGGCGGAGTGGCTCGCCGAGGCCGGCAAGATCCGAGCTCTCGGCGGTGTGGGCTACACGGCGGCGCAACTGGTCGAGGCCCGCATCCTCTCCTCCGCGGGCTACCCGCGCATCACGGTGCTCGATGTCCCCTTCAACATCCTGAGACGGCACGAGTTCGACGCCGATCTCCGCCTGGTCGCCAGCGCACAGGGGATGTCGGTGACCGCGTCCCACGCGCTGGAGCACGGCTTCCTCGCCGGTCGGTACCGCAGCCGCTCCCGCGGCGGGCTCTCGGCCCGGGGCGCACAGCTCGCGGCGAGCCTGAATCGGCGCGGCACGCGGGTCCTCCGAGCGCTCGACGAGGTGGGAGCAGACCTCGGTCTTCCCGATGCTGCGGTCGCGGTGGCGTGGCTGCTGGCGCAGCGGCTGGTGACAGCGCCCGTCGTCAACGCCTACGCGCCCGAGCACGTCGAGGAGCTCGTGCAGGGCGTCGGCGTCCATCTCAGTCGCGCCCAACTGGCCGAGATCGCCCGCGCGGCGGAGTGATGCGGTGACGCGCGGCCACGATCGACCGCAACGGGATGCGCTGACGTAGGCTGGGAGAGCGCCGTCCGGCGCCCAGCCCCGACGAAGTGAGCGAGCGTGACGCACTACCTCTACCTCGTGCGCCACGGCGAACATCTGGATGCCGAGCACGGACTCGTCGACGGGCCGCTGTCGCCGCGCGGGCGCCGCCAGGCCGCTCTCCTGGCCGACCGACTCTCGGGTGTGCCCTTCGACGCGGTGTGGCACTCACCGCTCGAGCGCGCCGCGCAGACGGCACGTGCGGTGAAGGAGCGGATGCCGTCGCTGTCTCCCGAGCCTTCGGCGCTGCTGTTCGACTGCGTCCCCACGGGCCTGTGCGAGGACACTCCGGCGGTGTACGAGCCTTTCTTCGGAGGAGTGACCGAGGCGGAGGTCGAAGCGGGTCGCGCGCAGATGGCCGACGCCGTCAGCGAGTTCCTCGCCCGCAAGAGCGGCGAGGTGCATGAGCTCCTCATCACCCACAACGCCGTCATCGCCTGGTTCGTGCGCGAGGTGCTCCAAACCCCGGAGTGGCGATGGATGACGCTCAATCAGGCTCACTGCGGGCTGACGGTGCTGGCCCAGAAGCAGGGGAGGCCGTGGACGGTGCTGTCGCACAACGACATGGCGCACCTGCCCTTCGAACTGCGGACCGGCCTGCCCGAGGTGTATCCGGTCTGAGAGACAGGCACCCCCGGCACGGAGGGTGAGGGCGCAGCGCAATCCTCAGGCGAGCGGCTTTCCCAACCAGACCGTCGCGTTCGGATTGTCGTTGTAGGCCTCGATCGGGCTGTAGCCGGCGGCGGCGTACAGCCGCGCCGCCGGTTCGAGGGTGTGATGAGTGTCGAGAACGACCTCGGCCGCGCCTAAGGCGGCCGCACGGTGCTCGAGGTCGGCCAGCAGCATCCCTCCCCACCCCCGCCCGCGGGTCGCGGGCGCGAGGTACAGGTGCTTGACCTCGAAGCGCGCGCCGAGGGGCCCGGGGTCGATCGCTCGGACACCGCCGCAGCCGACGGCGGTGCCGGCGTCGTCCGTGACGACCACGAACACACCGCGCGGCGGCTCGAACACCTCCGGCGCCGGGAACACGGTGGTGTAGGTGTTGCCGGGGAACGTGTCGGCCCGCGTGCGGAAATAGTCGGTCAGGAGGGACCGGGCGACGGGGTCGTCGACGGACGTCGCGGTGAGATCGACCATCCTCCGAGCCTACGACCGGCGCACCTAGGCTTGAGTCATGACAACGCGCGTGGCCATCGTGGGGCACACCGGCAGACTCGGCTCCATCATCGAAGCGGTCGTCCAGGATGAACCTGACGTCGAGATCGTCGGCCGACTGACCTCACGCTCCGATCTCGCCGAGCTCGACGGCGCCGACCTGGTCGTCGACGCCTCGACGCCTGCCGTGTCGATCGACGTGGTGCGGGCCGCCGTCGAGCGCGGCATGAATGTGCTCGTCGGGACGTCGGGCTGGTCGGCGGAGCGCATCGCGCTCATCCGACCGCTGGTCGATCAGGCGGGCACCGGCGCGGTGTTCATCCCCAACTTCTCGCTCGGTTCGGTTCTGGGCTCAGCCCTCGCCGCCGCGGCGGCGCCCTTCTTCCCATCGATCGAGATCGTCGAATCCCACCGCGAGACGAAGGTGGACTCGCCCAGCGGCACAGCCGTCCGGACGGCAGAGCTCATCGCGGCGGCGCGCACCGAGGTGGGTCCCGTGGAATCCCCGCACGTCGACCAGCGCGCCCGCGGGCAGCAGGTTGCCAGTGTCCCCATCCACTCGCTGCGCCGCCCGGGTGTGATCGCACGGCAGGAGGTCATCCTCTCGGGCCCCGGCGAGTCGGTGACGGTCAGTCACGACACCGTCGACCCGGCTGCGGCCTACGCCCCCGGCATCCGCCTGGCTCTTCAGGCCGCACGCGACGCGCGCGGCGTTCTCGTCGGCCTGGACAGCTTCGTCGACATCGGCATCCGGGTGCCACGGCCGCACGCCGCGCACGACGTGGAGGAGCGCGGCGTGCCCGGTCAGGTCGCGCGCGTCACCGGCGCATGACGACGCGGATCGGCGTCGCCGTCATGGCGGTGCTCCTGGCGCTCTACATCGCACTGGTCGCCCAGCGCGCCTGGCTCCTGCTGACGAGCGGGGATCCCGCCGGTATCGCGCTCGGGGTGGCACTCCTCCTGCTGCCGGTGATCGCCGCATGGGCGCTGTGGCGAGAGCTCGCCTTCGGCATCGGTGCCGAGAGGTTGGGCCGGCGCCTCGAGGCCGAGGGGGGGCTTCCGGTCGAGTCCGTGACGGTCAGACCCAGCGGGCGACCGATCCGTGAGGACGGGGAGGCGGTCTTCCCGACTTACCGGGACGCCGTGGAGCAGAACCCGTCGGACTGGCAGGCGTGGTACAGGCTCGGGCTGGCGTACGACGCGGCCGGGGACCGGCGCCGCGCACGGCAGGCCGTCCGTGAGGCGATCCGCCGCGAGCGTCAGGGTCGCACGGGGGGCTGACTGGCCCATCCTGCCGTCGCCGTCATCGCCGACGGGTCATGGCGCGGTGGAGACGGCGGCGTCGATCGCCTGCTCGACGGTGGGATGACGGAAGACGTAGCCCGCCCGCTGAAGGACCTCGGGGACGATGTGCTGGTCGTTGGTGAGGAGCGCCTCGGTGGCGTCCTTGCCCAGGAGAAGCTTCAGACCCCATTCGGGCGCGCGCAGGACGAAGGGACGGTGAAGGCGCCGAGCGAGGGCGAATCCGATGTCGTTGGCCGTGGCACGTGAGGGCCCGGCGAGGTTCACGGGGCCGTCGACGTCGGCGGTGAGGAGGAAGCGGATCGCCTCGATCTCGTCCTCCAGCGAGATCCAGGGCCACACCTGGGTGCCTCGTCCGATCGGACCGCTCAGGCCGAGCTTGGTCAGGGGAATGAGCGGCTTCAGGAACGCCCGGCGATCGACGATCGCGGTGGTGCGCAGCAGCACCAGCCGGGTGTGCTCCCCGGCCGAGCGGGCCGCCCCCTCCCATTCGCCGCAGATGTCGGCCAGGAAGCTCTCGCCGCGGCCGGTGGCCTCGGTGATGCGCTCGCCGGGACGGCTTCCGTAATAGCCCGACGCCGACGCGGAGAGGAAGGCCGGGGCGCCGTCGCCGAGCTCGCGCAGAGCGCGCGCGAGGGCGCGAGTGGGCGTGACCCGTGACCACAGCAGGGTGCTCCGGTACGACGAGGTCCACGGAAAGCGGGCGATGCTCGCTCCATTCAGACCCACCACCGCGTCGGCCCCCTCGAGCACGCCCGGATCGAGGGCAGCGGGAGAGGTGAGCCACTCCACCTCGTCGGGACCCGTCGGGGTGCGCCGGACGAGATGGGTCACCCGAACCCCCTCGGCGCGCAGGCGCTCGGTGAGCGCGCGTCCGATGAGGCCGGATGCGCCGGAGATGACGACGTGGCGCGGGGCGGCGGCGTGCGCACCGCCGCCCGCGCCGGCGTCACCGGTCTCAGGCAAGCGTGGCCTCGAGGGTGATCTCGATGCCGGCGAGCGCCTGCGAGACCGGGCAGCCGACCTTGGCCTCCTGGGCGATGCGCTCGAAGTCCTCGGCCGAGAGGCCCGGCACCACCGCGTTGACGTTGAGGTGGCTGCCGGTGATGCCCGTGCCGGGCTTGAAGGTCACCGATGCGGTCGTGTCGATCGACTCCGGCGGGGTGCCGTTCTCGCCCAGGGCGTGCGAGAGCGCCATGCTGAAACACGACGAGTGCGCGGCGGCGATGAGCTCCTCGGGCGTCGTGGTCGACGTCGAGCCCTCGCTGCGGGCGCGCCAGTTGACGTCGAACGTGCCGGTGTTCGATGACACGAGGGTCACCGCCCCCGATCCGTCGGCGAGTCCGCCCTTCCAGGCGGTGCTGGCTTCGCTCGTGATGGTCATGGGAACCTCCTCGGTCGACGATCGGGACCCCTGGTCCCGCGGTCAGCCTAACGGCGGGCCGCGGGGTGGGCGACCGGTTGCGCGCGGTTTCTTACGTGTGCGAGCGGCTCGCGCGGGCCGCCGCTCAGGCGGTGCGTCGGCGCCCGATCAGGCCG encodes the following:
- a CDS encoding tetratricopeptide repeat protein — translated: MTTRIGVAVMAVLLALYIALVAQRAWLLLTSGDPAGIALGVALLLLPVIAAWALWRELAFGIGAERLGRRLEAEGGLPVESVTVRPSGRPIREDGEAVFPTYRDAVEQNPSDWQAWYRLGLAYDAAGDRRRARQAVREAIRRERQGRTGG
- the dapB gene encoding 4-hydroxy-tetrahydrodipicolinate reductase; its protein translation is MTTRVAIVGHTGRLGSIIEAVVQDEPDVEIVGRLTSRSDLAELDGADLVVDASTPAVSIDVVRAAVERGMNVLVGTSGWSAERIALIRPLVDQAGTGAVFIPNFSLGSVLGSALAAAAAPFFPSIEIVESHRETKVDSPSGTAVRTAELIAAARTEVGPVESPHVDQRARGQQVASVPIHSLRRPGVIARQEVILSGPGESVTVSHDTVDPAAAYAPGIRLALQAARDARGVLVGLDSFVDIGIRVPRPHAAHDVEERGVPGQVARVTGA
- a CDS encoding histidine phosphatase family protein, whose amino-acid sequence is MTHYLYLVRHGEHLDAEHGLVDGPLSPRGRRQAALLADRLSGVPFDAVWHSPLERAAQTARAVKERMPSLSPEPSALLFDCVPTGLCEDTPAVYEPFFGGVTEAEVEAGRAQMADAVSEFLARKSGEVHELLITHNAVIAWFVREVLQTPEWRWMTLNQAHCGLTVLAQKQGRPWTVLSHNDMAHLPFELRTGLPEVYPV
- a CDS encoding TIGR01777 family oxidoreductase gives rise to the protein MPETGDAGAGGGAHAAAPRHVVISGASGLIGRALTERLRAEGVRVTHLVRRTPTGPDEVEWLTSPAALDPGVLEGADAVVGLNGASIARFPWTSSYRSTLLWSRVTPTRALARALRELGDGAPAFLSASASGYYGSRPGERITEATGRGESFLADICGEWEGAARSAGEHTRLVLLRTTAIVDRRAFLKPLIPLTKLGLSGPIGRGTQVWPWISLEDEIEAIRFLLTADVDGPVNLAGPSRATANDIGFALARRLHRPFVLRAPEWGLKLLLGKDATEALLTNDQHIVPEVLQRAGYVFRHPTVEQAIDAAVSTAP
- a CDS encoding GNAT family N-acetyltransferase, encoding MVDLTATSVDDPVARSLLTDYFRTRADTFPGNTYTTVFPAPEVFEPPRGVFVVVTDDAGTAVGCGGVRAIDPGPLGARFEVKHLYLAPATRGRGWGGMLLADLEHRAAALGAAEVVLDTHHTLEPAARLYAAAGYSPIEAYNDNPNATVWLGKPLA
- a CDS encoding aldo/keto reductase, whose product is MSNRGTELVSSRRQRRRELPASALHPSAPIPVQGPGVGAGVRVPLGDAGAQIFPLILGAAEFGWNVDLESSHAILDTYAELGGNAVHTADTYSSGRSEHIVGQWVHSRGLRDEVVLMVRVGGHPDNPGLGPVDLVRSVEASLSRLRTDRIDVLTLDAAADSVTALEDTLATAEWLAEAGKIRALGGVGYTAAQLVEARILSSAGYPRITVLDVPFNILRRHEFDADLRLVASAQGMSVTASHALEHGFLAGRYRSRSRGGLSARGAQLAASLNRRGTRVLRALDEVGADLGLPDAAVAVAWLLAQRLVTAPVVNAYAPEHVEELVQGVGVHLSRAQLAEIARAAE
- a CDS encoding OsmC family peroxiredoxin — its product is MTITSEASTAWKGGLADGSGAVTLVSSNTGTFDVNWRARSEGSTSTTTPEELIAAAHSSCFSMALSHALGENGTPPESIDTTASVTFKPGTGITGSHLNVNAVVPGLSAEDFERIAQEAKVGCPVSQALAGIEITLEATLA